One Tenebrio molitor chromosome 2, icTenMoli1.1, whole genome shotgun sequence genomic region harbors:
- the LOC138125014 gene encoding adhesion G-protein coupled receptor G6-like, producing the protein MNLFEGTLKNGNESKGFPSFLICEIFKLGYHGLVVTPVDQNVTEILIDVLESDANSSEIIERLRRVSERYDEFVATDVLLTGQILKKVSDSEDIDLESLVQIVSNLHQIERDYLMESQMKDRATDTILYYVDAIVSRHKYQSQVFFASDNFMLLIYDLKETNFSGVVVFTSNDTLEVEILTDDSGIDDLLKHDNLDSALLLSSELKQQLHEGGKIAVTLFHSDVLFNDKSPTPKVVGRIFGVILPHLKQYTGPVSIFHNITAQNNLDECSHWYYDEPSSVAGSWRSDSQGENISSLILCQFWHTTHFGLLLLDGDKYDDQLNILEWITTINCAMSLFGLCGIFFTAILFKKWRTNEGNQILLHFSSSIVLQIAAFYASNTINQHSRLCIIMGATLHYSMLSQFCWMLVVSSLQFIRFVVVLGGTPNHALLKACLFAWGLPLLPVMSVLISDDNSYASGKVGLCYPSGYGLYLGVWLPVSLIVCVNLVVFVCIMQNVIQKKVESCGGDNDTVYHWRIALLLFFMLGLTWVFGFLSEFDFGMVFVYLFCSTATLQGFVMFLFFIVFNANTRCLYSRAINRCFHNKYL; encoded by the coding sequence ATGAATCTCTTCGAAGGGACCCTGAAGAACGGCAACGAGTCAAAAGGTTTTCCCTCATTTTTGATTTgcgaaattttcaaacttgGTTACCACGGTCTGGTTGTAACACCCGTTGACCAGAACGTCACCGAGATCCTGATCgatgtccttgaaagtgacGCCAACTCTTCTGAAATCATCGAAAGACTGCGAAGAGTGAGTGAAAGGTACGACGAGTTTGTAGCAACTGATGTACTCCTGACTGGTCAGATCTTGAAGAAAGTCAGTGACAGTGAAGACATCGATTTGGAGTCGTTGGTCCAAATAGTCAGCAATTTGCACCAAATCGAGCGAGATTATCTCATGGAGAGTCAGATGAAAGACAGAGCTACTGATACCATTCTCTACTACGTTGATGCAATCGTCAGTAGGCATAAATACCAATCACAGGTGTTCTTCGCCTCCGATAACTTCATGTTATTGATCTACGACCTGAAAGAAACAAATTTCAGTGGTGTGGTAGTGTTTACTTCCAATGACACTCTAGAAGTTGAGATTTTGACAGACGACTCCGGTATTGATGATCTACTGAAGCATGATAACCTTGACAGTGCTCTGCTTCTGAGTTCTGAACTTAAACAACAACTGCATGAAGGCGGTAAAATTGCAGTAACATTATTCCATAGTGATGTTCTTTTCAATGACAAATCTCCAACACCCAAGGTTGTTGGTAGAATCTTCGGGGTTATTCTTCCACATTTGAAGCAGTACACCGGACCGGTCTCGATATTTCATAACATTACTGCACAAAACAACTTGGACGAGTGCTCTCATTGGTACTACGACGAGCCCAGCAGTGTTGCAGGTTCGTGGAGAAGTGACAGTCAAGGCGAGAACATTTCTTCTTTGATCCTGTGCCAGTTTTGGCACACCACACATTTTGGTCTTCTTCTACTCGACGGAGACAAATACGACGACCAACTGAACATTTTAGAATGGATTACAACAATCAATTGCGCCATGTCTTTGTTCGGTCTCTGTGGCATATTCTTCACCGCGATTCTTTTCAAAAAGTGGAGGACAAACGAAGGCAACCAGATCCTCCTCCACTTCTCTTCTTCCATCGTTCTCCAAATCGCCGCCTTTTATGCGTCCAACACCATCAACCAACATTCCCGCCTGTGCATCATCATGGGAGCAACTCTTCATTACTCCATGTTGTCCCAGTTCTGCTGGATGTTGGTCGTTTCAAGCTTGCAGTTTATACGGTTTGTGGTGGTTCTTGGCGGCACTCCAAATCATGCTTTGCTGAAGGCGTGCTTGTTCGCCTGGGGGTTGCCTCTACTTCCGGTCATGTCTGTTCTAATCTCTGACGACAACAGTTACGCCAGCGGTAAAGTTGGACTTTGCTACCCCTCGGGGTACGGTCTCTATCTCGGTGTGTGGCTTCCAGTTTCTCTCATCGTTTGCGTCAATTTGGTTGTTTTTGTTTGCATCATGCAAAATGTCATTCAAAAAAAAGTGGAGTCGTGTGGTGGTGACAACGACACTGTTTACCATTGGCGGATTGCTCTACTGCTTTTCTTCATGTTAGGGTTAACTTGGGTTTTTGGGTTTCTCTCTGAATTCGATTTCGGAATGGTTTTTGTCTATTTGTTTTGCAGCACTGCTACTCTACAAGGATTCgtcatgtttttattttttatcgtgTTCAATGCCAACACCAGATGTTTGTATTCGCGGGCCATTAACAGATGTTTCcacaacaaatatttgtaG